The genomic window AAGGCATCGGAATCGAGAAGGTTCGGCGGCGATCTTGCTGCGGCCGGAGTCCATTAGCGGAGTGATCTTGCTCGCGTGTCAACGCCGTCAGGGCAGAAAGAACGGACCCGGTCGCGCCGTGGTCCAGCCCGATGCGGACGTATCCGGATTTCGGAAGCCGCTCGCCGGTCCGGCGTCCGTCCCGGACACACGAAGAAGCCCCCTCGCTTCCGCGAGGGGGCTTCTTCCGTCTGTGCGCCGTCAGGGACTCGAACCCCGGACCCGCTGATTAAGAGTCAGCTGCTCTAACCAACTGAGCTAACGGCGCCTGGTGACGTCGTAGACATTAGCACCCGGATCGGCGGGAGGAAAAATCGAATATCCGGTGGTCGACGGGGCCGCCGACCTGCCCACTCTTACGCAGGCCCACAGCAGTACGTCCGGCCCGGGCAGCCAGGGGTTCCGGGTGTCCGGGGCGACCACCCAGCGGGGCCCGCCGGCCCCTGCGACGCCGGCCAGGGGCGGGACGGTGACCGCGTCGCCCGTCCCGTGGCAGAGCACGGGGGGCAGGGCGCCCTGCTGCTCCCGGGGGCCGTCCCCGGAGCCGGTGCCCCACTCCTCCCAGGCCAGCAGGGACGGCAGCCGCTGCGCGGTGCCGGGCGAGGCGAACAGCAGCATCCGGCCCCGGTGCGTGGCGACCGGGCCGGAGCCGGGGCCCTCCGCCCAGAGCCGCTCCAGCATCCGCCGGCCGAACAGCGCGGGCACGTTCACGATGTCGAAGGAGGAGCCGCACGGCAGCACGCCCGGAGAACCGGGACTGGCCTCCCACCGGGAGAGCGTGCTGCGGGGGTAGGGCGAGGCGCCGGCCAGCCAGGCGGCCCCCGAGGCGGTGACCTGGGCGGCCCGGTCGTCGGTCCGCTCCCGCAGCAGCGTGAAGATGTCCACACCTCGGCCCGGGTCGGTACCGGTCCGCAGGGTCGTTTCGTCACTCAGCCAAGCACTCATGGCGTCATGTCTACCGGGCGTGATGCTTCCGCTCCCGAGAGTTGCGGAAAGCCGGACAGGGCGAACCCGGACGGAGTATCTTGCCCGGCGGCATATGCCACAGGTGTACCCGCCGTCGCGCGGCCGGGCCCGCCGCCCACCGGCCGGCCGGTCAGGCCCGCGGGGCCGGCGGAGTCAGGGCGCGGGGTTGTCCAGCAGGGATCTGCCGAACTCGATCATCTTCTTGGCATAGTCCTCGGTCCACTCCGCCCGCTCCGCTATGTCAGCCGCGGTGAGCCGGTCGAACCTGCGTGGATCGGCGAGCTGGGCGGCCGCGACGGCCTGGAACTCCACGGCGCGGTCGGTGGCCGCCCGGAAGGCGAGCGTCAGCTCCGTCGCCCGGGCCAGGAGCTCCTTGGGATCGTCCATCGACTCCAGGTCGAAGAAGTGTTCCGGGTCGGCTGCCGCCGCCGACGGCTCGAAGAGCAGCGGCGCCGGACGCAGCCTCTGCCGCTCGTTCCGCTCGGGTTGTGCCATGTGGTGTTCCTTCCTCGTACGGCCGGACGGCCACCTTCCATTGTCCAGCCGGGCGCAAGAGCGCTGCCCAGGATCAGGGCGACCAATGCACGCGATGCTCGGCGAGGTGTGCCAGAACCGCGTGATTCGCCTCCCAGCCGTCGGGGAACTTCACCGTCACGCCCAGCTGGACCGGCTCCGTCGACGGGTGCTCGTCCAGCAGGTCCGCCACGCCCTCCCGGCACACCACCACGCACGCGTGCCGGTGCCGCGAGGCGAGCACACACAGCCGGCCCGTCTCCAGATGGAACGCCGTCGCGTCCGGACGGCCCGACAGCGGATGCAGGACCACCGTCACATCGAACTCACGGCCCTGCAGGCGGTTCGCCGTGTCCACCGCCACGCCCGTCACACCCAGCTCGGCCAGCGCGGCCCGCACCGCCGCCGCCTGGTCGCGGTGGGCCGTGCCGACCGCGACCCGCTCCGCCGTCACCGGAACCGGGTCCGGACCACGCTCGCTCGTCGCCGCGCCGCCCCGGTCCAGCAGCCTGCGCACCACCAGCGCCACCGCCCGCACCGCCTCCGGGTCCGTACGCGGGGTGTGCCGGGCCGGGAGCTCCAGCAGTCCCCACCCGGACTCCGCGGCCTCGTCCAGCACCCGGTCCGGGCCCGACCCGTCCGAGGGCACCCCGAACGACAGCCGCCGGTCGCCGTGGTCCGTGCCGCTACGGAAGGGCGTGTACGGGTAGAAGGCGCCCGAGACCAGCGGGGCCGCCGACGCCGGGAGCCGCCACGACACCGGCAGACGGTGCTGCGGCAGCTGGGGGTTGTGAGCGAGCAGTGTCGAGACGGCGCTCGCCGAGGGGTCGTACGACAGACCGGCCCACTGGTCCGCGCCCACGATCGAGAAGGGATCGAGCTGCCCCGGGTCCCCGACGAACAGCGCCCGCTCGAACAGCCCGGCCACGGCCAGCAGGGCGTCCGACCGCATCTGGTACGCCTCGTCGACGATCGCGTGCCCCCACGGCTCCACGTTCTTCACGTGGGCCCACTTGGCCGCCGTCGAGATCACGACGTCCAGCCCGGCCAGATCCGCCGCCTTTGCCGACTTCCGCACGTGGTCCAGGCCGTCCAGCGCCTTGTCGTACGGATCGGAGTCGCTGCTGTGCAGGCGGCCCACCGGCAGGTCCGGGGCCTTCTCCGCCAGCCGCAGTACCAGGTCGTCCACCTGGGCGTTGGTCTGCGCGACCACCATCAGCGGGCGTCCGGCCGCGGCCAGCTCCAGCGCGGCACGCACCACCAGCGTCGACTTGCCCGCGCCCGGCGGCGAGTCCACCACGATGCCGCGCGACGTGCCGCGGAGGGTGTCCCCGAGGATCGCGTCGGTCGCCCTGGCCGCGGCGGCGCCCGGGTCGGTCACGGCTGTCACAGGAGGTCCTCCGCGGTCACGGGGTCGGGCTGCTCCGACGAGCCGCCGGGCGGCCCGCCGTGCGTCCACGGGGTGTCGTCCGGGTCGGGCAGCTTCGGACCGCCCCGCTGGTCGTGCTCGAACAGCGTCCAGGCGATCCGGTCGCCGGGCTCGGGCAGCGAACCCGGCGCGGGCTCCTTGCCGCGCCCCATGCGGTCGGTGATCCGCAGGACGAGGTGCACGGCGTCCGCGTCCTCCGCGTGCCCGTCACCCCCCGCCTCCGCATGTCCCACGAACTCCGCCGTCTGCGGCTTGCCCTCCAGCGAGCGGTACACCTTGGTCCGCCCGCCGAGATGCGGGCGTTCGGCGGTGCGGACGGTGACCAGCGGGCGCGGTGCAGGCCGCTTCGACTCGCTGTACGCCATCCGCACCTCCGTGACCTCCCCGACGAACGCCTCGCCCGCGAGCCGGCGCCCCGCCAGCACCAGCGGGTCGTCCAGAGCCTCCTGGGCGTCCAGCTGTGCCTGGGCCGTCTCCCGCGAGGCCAGCTTCTGCGCCGCCGTCACCGCGTCGTCACGGCGCGGCTGCGGGGGCTCGCCCGCCCGCACACGGTCCCGGTGCGCGGTGAAGGACCAGCGGTCCCGGGTCCATCGGTCCTCGGCCCTGGACCCCTCCGGCAGCTCCCGCAGCAGGTCGAGCCCCCGCCACACGGCGTCCCACGTGGGCAGCAGCACGCCGGCGAGCAGGGACCTGATGTCCCGCTCGGCGGCCGCCAGTTCGCCGAGCCGGGCGTCCGCGGAGAGACCGTCCTCGGCCGCCGCCAGCGCCGTGCGCGCCCGGTCGAACCGCTCGATCGCGGGAGCCAGCAGCTTGTTGTCGAACGCCGGGTCCGTCGCCGGCCCCGCCGGCGGGCAGACCAGCTGGCCGGCCGGATCCCGGTCCAGCTCCGCCCGCAGCGCCGCCTCCGCCCCGGACCCGCCGGCCGGCGGGTCGACCCAGGCGAGCAGCGCACCCAGATGCTGGTCCTCCAGGCTGCTCTGCCCCGTCGCCCAGTGGCGGTTGAGCAGATCGGTCGTGGCGAGCAGCAGCGACGAACCGGGGACCCGGGCACGCTCGCCGTAGTGCGTCAGCCACCGCCCGAGCAGGGGCACGCGGGCGGGTGCCGGATACGGCGTGTCCGGGTCGTCCTCCACCGTGCGGCGGAAGCGCATGGACCGGCCCAGCAGCCGCACGAAGTCGATGCCCGCCCGGCTGGGGACCACCAGCTGGGCGGCGTCCGAGCAGAGTTCGACCTCGACCTTGACCTTCTTGCCGGTCTCCGGATCGGTCTCTCTGCGCTCCGCGGGCTCGACGGCATCCGCGCGGGACTCGATGTGCGGGAGCACCGCCTCGGCCAGTTCGGCGAGGAAGGCGAACCGCAGGTCGCGGTCGCGCGGCTGTGCCACCACCAGCAGCCGGGGCGCCGTGCGGTCGGTGCCGACGAGCGCGCCGAGCGGGGCGCCGGCCTCACCGGCGGTGGTCAGCGGCACGAGTACGAGCGGCCCGTCGGTCAGATGGCGGTGGCGCACGGTCGCCAGCGGCTGGGCGCGCCCGCTGTCCACCGCCTCGAGCCGGGCCAGTGTGGTGATCAGCGACATGCGGCGCCGTCCCTCGCGCTCCGGAGCGCTTCGGCCCGCAGCGCGGCGGCCCGGCGCAGGGCCGCGACCGTCGGGTCCGCGGGGTCGCCCTCCTTGCCGGCCGCGGCGGCCAGCACCCCGGCGACCGTCGTCAGGCCCCCCAGTTCGCCCCGCACGCTCCGCCCCAGCGACTCCACAGCGCCCCGCGCCCGTGCTTTCGCCCGGCAGTGGAAGGCCAGCTCGCAGGCGGCGAGGCACTCCGGCGCGTAGGCCGCGGGGACCGCCTCCACGGCGGTGCCGAGTTCCTCGGGGGTCCGGTCCGGGTCGAAGGTCGTGCCTTCGGGGAGCGCCGCCGCGATGTCCTCGACGCGGGTGAGCCTGGTCAGCTGGCGGAGGGTGACGGCGCGCTGCTTGCGCACGTCCACGACCGAGGCGGTCGGCAGGTTGGAGAAGTCCTTCGGACAGACCAGCAGGACCCGGTGCCCGACCCGGGCGCCCTCGGTCACCGCGGCGACCCGCTCCAGCGCGAGGACGTAGACGGCGGACTGGCGCGCGGCCGCACCGACCTTCGCGGCGTCCGCCGAACCGTCGATCATGGGGAAGGACTTGATCTCGACGACCGTCCAGGTGCCGTCGGGGTGCACCACCACGGCGTCGGGTTCCAGATAGGCGGGGGAGCCCGCCACCTCCAGGGCCAGCATCGGGTGGTCCAGCAGCGCCCAGCCGCCCGCTTCGGTGGCCTCCCGGAGCGCCAGCGCCGTGCGCGCGGCGCGTCCTTCGGGGCCGGCGGCCGTCAGGTCGGGGACCGAGGCCTCGCCGGGGGAGTCCGCCCCGTCACCGAGGCGTTCGAAGAGCAGGCGCAGCAGCTCCGTGCCGCCGTCGGCCTTGACCTTCGCCTCGAAGGCGTTGCCCCGGACGAACGCGAACTGCGACTGGCCGAACGTGGCGCCCGAGCCGAGCGCGGTGGCCAGCCCGGCCTTGTCGACACCCGCGCCGTCGAGCAGGGCGCGTCGCCTGCATCCCGGGTTCGCGGCGAGCGCGGCCAGGGCGCGTGCGTCGAGCGGATGCGGCGCGACGGACGGACCGCGCAGCTCAGCGAGCCGCTGCCGCAGCGTCGTCGCTGGCCTGGGCCGCGAAGCCGGTGTTCGCGTCGCTGGAATCTGCGGAGGGGGTCCGCCTGCCGGGTATTCGCTCACCCGCCGAAGTCTTGCATCCGTCACTGACAAACGTGGATTGCACGGGGACGGCGGCGGCCGGGGTCCGGGCGAACACGGCCGCGACCCTGCCCTTGGCGCCGTCCGCGATTCGCATGAACGGCCTGGTCAGCAGAGCCCCCACGGCCATCACGGCGGCACCGGCCACGGCGTCGAGGAAATAGTGGTTGGCCGTGCCCATGACGACGAGGACGGTGAGCAGCGGATAGGCGACGCCGGCTGCCCGGACGAGGGGGTGGCGGCCGTGCCGCCACAGCAGCACACCGCACCACAGGGCCCAGCCGACGTGGAGGCTCGGCATCGCCGCGTACTGGTTGGTCATCCCGCTGAGTCCGCGCGGGGCGCTCGCGCCGGCGCCCCACCAGCCGTACGCGCTGTACTGGGCCATCGTGTCGACGAAACCGTGGTGGGCGTCGAGCAGCCGGGGCGGGCAGGTCGGCATCAGTGTGAAGCCGACGAGGCCGAGGAGCGTGGAGGTCATCAGCCAGGTGCGGGCCGCGCGGTAGGCCGCGGTACGGCGCCGGAACAGCCATATCAGTACGGCCGGGGTGACGAGGTAGTGCAGCGAGGCGTAGGCGAAGTCGGCGGGTATCCCCAGGGAGGGGTGGGCGGTCAGCAGCCGGTTGAGGGGGTGTTCGGCGTTCAGGTGGAGTGCCTTCTCCAGGCGGAGTATCGCGAGCCCGTGCTCCACGGCCGCGGGGACGTCCTCCCTGACCAGGAGCCGTCCTGCCGAGTACAGCCCGTACACCACCGCTATGAGCGGGAGTTCCGTCCACCATCGGGGCCGGTGACCGGAGGACGGTGTCGCGGTGGTGGCGTGCGGCATCCGGTAGCTCTCCCCAGGTTCATGCGGTCGACGGCGGGCGTTCAACCGTACGGCGGTCGTGGGCACTGTTCTCTCCCGGGGGCGTCCCCTGCGAACGCCCCTGCTCGTGCGAGGCGAGGGACGCCGGGACCGCCCCGCGGGTTGCCCGTGGAGCAGGTGCGGGATGATGGAGCGGGGCCCTCGCCCGCATCCGTCCCCCACCGGTTGCCCGCGATCGCCGCTCCGAAGCTGTCCCGGACACCGCAGTCCCGGACCCGTCAGATCCTAGGGTCCCCGGATCATCGGATCTCAGTATTTTCAGGGAGAGCCGTATGGCACCGCGCATCCTGCTCGCCCGGCACGGCCAGACACAGTGGTCGGTGCAGGGCAACCACACCGGCAGGACCGACATCCCCCTCCTCGACACCGGTCGCGAGGGCGCCAAGCTGCTCGGCGAGCGGCTGCACCGGCAGCCCTGGGGGGGCCTGCCCGGAGTGGAGGTGCGGACCAGCCCGCTCGTCCGGGCCGCCGAGACGTGCGGACTCGCGGGCTTCGGGGACCGGGCCGAGCCGTGGGACGCGCTCATGGAGTGGGACTACGGCGACTACGAGGGCTTGACCCCCGCGCAGATCAAGGCGGACCGGCCCGACTGGTTCATCTGGCGCGACGGGGTCCCCGGCGGCGAGACCCTGGCCGAGCTCACGGACCGGGCCGACGAGGTGGTGGCGTGGGCGCGGTCCGCCGACCGCGACGTGCTGGTCTTCGCCCACGGGCACATCCTGCGGGCGCTGGGCGCGCGGTGGCTGGGCGAGGACGTGTCCTTCGCCGCGCGGATCCGCCTGGAGCCGACCTCGCTGTCGGTGCTCGGCTGGGCGTACGGCCTTCCCGCCCTGGAACGCTGGAACGACACGGGTCACCTGGACCGCTAGGGCCTCTCGTCCGGTTCATGCTGGGCTCGCGTGCCCCGGCCGGAGCGGGAGATCGGCCACGTCCCGCCCGCCGGGTGCGAGACCAACCACTGCCCGGAAGCCGCGAAATCCCAGGTCACCACGATCCTCCGAGATCTCTGCCGTGCCCCGGGAGACCCAGGTCACTACTTGCTTAAGCAATTACCGGGTATGCTTGCTCAGGCAAGTAACTTTGGATGGGTTCAACGAGAGGTTTAGCCGCCCCGCGTCCATCGACATCACCGCGACAACCGGAGGTACTGACATGAATCGTCTCGAGGGACGTGCTGCGCTGGTCACAGGCTCGACGAGCGGAATCGGGCGCGGTGTCGCGGAGGCGATGGCCCGCGAGGGCGCCATCGTCGTCGTGACCGGGCTCGGCTCCGACTCCGGTGCTCAGGTCGTCGACGGGATCGTCGCGGAAGGCGGCGTCGCCCACTTCGTCGAGGCGGACCTCTCTGCGGGCGGCTCCGAGGTCCGCCGCCTCGCGCAGGAGGCGACGGCCCTGGCGGGTCGGCCGATCGACATTCTCGTCAACAACGCGGCCTTTCTCGTGCCGCCTCACCCCATGACGGAGTCGACCGAGGAACAGATCGACAAGGTCCTGGAGGTCAACATCAAGGCCCCGTACCTTCTGACGGCCGCCCTGGTGCCCGGCATGGTGGAGAGCGGCGGCGGCTCGGTGATCAACATGGGCTCGATCGGCGGCGTGGAGGGAATCAAGTTCACCTCGCTGTACGGCGCCAGCAAGGCAGGTCTGCACTCGCTGACGAGGTCGTGGGCCGCGGAGCTGGCCGCCGACGGGGTGCGGGTGAACACCGTCGCCCCCGGACCCACCGTCACGGGGGGGAACGAGGAACTCCGCCCCCTCCTGGAGAAGCTCGCCGAGGGCAACCCGGACAGGCGTACGGGCAGCGTTCAGGACACCGCCGCGGCTGTGATCTTCCTCGCCAGTGAAGACGCGTCACACATCCACGGTGTGCTCCTCCCGGTGGACGGCGGGGCCCTCGCGATCTGAGGAGAGGCCGGCTCGGCGCGTCGGCGCCGAGCCGGCCTCGCGCGTCGCGCTCAATGATCGATAAGGGCTGTCCCGAGATCCGCACGTCGCGCTGGAGGCCGCGGCCAAGCCCGGTCCCCGAGCTCGGGCGGCCGGTTCAGGCGCTGGGCGGGAGCTCCTCGTAGCGGGCCAGCAGGGCCGTCACCTCCGGACCGCCGCGCGGCCTCAGCACGCGTACGGCGCTCGCCAGCATCCCCCTGATGCGGGAGGACTGGACCCGGTCGAGCAGATCCAGCACCTGGTGCCCCGCAGCCGCGGCCTCGTCCGCCGTGCCCGCGCGCGCCAGGTCACCGGCCAGCTGGGCCCGGTACAGCGCGAGGTTCCGGGTGAAGTGCGGGTCCTGCAGCCGGGTGGCCCGCCGGCCATGGCGTGCCGCCCTCGGCCAGTCGCCCAGGGCCGACCAGCACTGCGCCTCCAGCAGTTCGAGCTCCGCTTCCCGGAAGAAGCTCATCCACTCCGGGTCCGCGTCGCGCGGCCCCCGATCGAACGCCGTGCGGGCCCGGCCGATCGCCTGTTCGCACCCGGTGCGGTCCCCGAGCCACGCCCGGGCGCCCGCCTCCCGCAGCGCGAGCAGGGCCAGCAGCCGCGGGGAACCGAGCGGACCCGCCGCGCGCTGCCCGGCCTCCGCCGCGCGGACCGCCTCCCGCGCCCGGCCCGTGTCGCGGGCCAGGAACGAGGCGTTGCAGAACGCGTGCGCCTCCAGCGCGGCGTCCCCGGCCAGCCGCGCCGTGGCGAGGGCCTCCGCGTAATGGGAGCGGGCGTCGTCGACGCGCCCCGAGTCGTGGGCCAGCCAGCCCACCGAGATCGCCAGCTCACCGGCGCCGGCGTGCAGCCGGTCGACGGTGCTGCGGCGGCTCGCCGTCCCCGCGTCGAGCAGCGCGTACGCGGCCCGCAGCGGCTGGGAGGCGCGGCGGTAGAGCCCGTCCGCGCCGTGCCGGTCGTCCAGCAGCCGGATCTGGCGGACCGCCTTCTCGACGGCGCTCACCTCGGCCTCGCCGACCCGGCGCTGGGCGGGGACGTCGAGGGGGCCCGCCACGGCGGACCGGCCGCCCAGGCCCAGGGACGCGGCGGCCATCGTGGCGGTACCGCTGGTCATGAACACGCGACGCAGCACGTCGCTCTCCTCGTGGATGTCACTGTCGAGCGTGGGGGGTGTGGTGGGAGGGGGCGCGGACGTGCTGCGGGCCCCCCGGCCGCGCACGCTCTCGCGGTCCGAGAAGCCCAGGTCCGCCAGGGTCGCCCCGGGGAACATGTGCAGGAACACCCGTTCGTACGCGTAGTTGGGGCAGCGGATCTCGCCGGACTCCACGCGTCCGATGTACCGGGCGTCGCACGCGACCTGTTCACCGATCTCGCGGGCGGCCCTGCGGACCGCTGCCGCGAACTCACCCGCGGAGCGCTGTGCGCGCAGCCGCCGGAAGGCGAGGTTGGGAACTGCCCGTGTCGACACCATGGCGGGGCCCTCTCTGGCGCAGCCGGGCTCCTGCTTCCGGTGTCCCGGCGGAGCAAGAACGTACCTGCTGTGACGACGTCCGTACGCTGCGTTTACCTATAAACCGGACATCTCACCCGTGATCCGCCATGAACTGCCACCCTTTGCGGCGGCGTGCCGCCGTAGCCCTTGACGCCGTCGGCGCGTTGGTCCATGTGGCGACGGGGCGTGGCCCGGTCTCGAGACGAGAAGGAGGGGTTCCCTTGCCGCACACGGGCTCGGAATCCACACCGTGCGACCTGGTGACAGTCCCGGCACGTCAGGGGCTGGAAGCCGTGGACATCCTGCGCAGGGGCTCGGACCACGAGGCCGTCGGCCCCGTCCTGCACGACGGGGCGTGCGCCGTCCTCGGCTTCCTCGTGCCGCCCGGAACCGCCGAAGCGTGGGACGTACCCGGCAGCGCCTGTACGAGGACGGACGGCCGCGGGCTGCGCGTCCCCGCCGAGCCGCCCGTCACCGGGGGCGGCTGGCTCCTGCCGCCGGCCGCGGAGGCCCCGGTCACCGACCCCGCGGTCCTGAGGGCCGCCCTCGACCAGGCGGCCCGGCTCATCGAGGCGGCCGACAACTGCCGCTGAGGCCATAATGAAGGGGTGGGCGGATCCCCCGCCCGCAGCCGGACATCCCCAGGTGACCGGCCCGGATCCGGTGGACGAGGACGAGCGCGCGTGGCACGTCGAGGAGCGGCCAGGGGCGCGGGCGACCGCAAGCGGTCCGAGCGCCAACAGGAGTCCGTCGCCGAGACGGTGGACGGCGGCCTCGCCGAACTCGTCCCCGACCGTGAGCGCCCGCGCGCGTGGACGCTGCTCCTGGACGGCGCCCCGCAGTCCCACGTGGACCTCGACGATCCGGCGCACCTCTCCTTCGAGTACCAGCGGCGGCTCGGCCACGTCATCGACCTCGCCGCGCCCCCCGGACGCCCCCTCCAGGCGGTCCACCTGGGCGGCGGGGCCTTCACCCTCGCCCGCTACATCGCCGCGAGCCGCCCCCGCTCCACCCAGCAGGTCGTCGAGGTGGACGCACCCCTCGTCCAGCTCGTCCGCCGCGCACTCCCCCTCGATCCGCAGGCCCGGATACGCGTCCGCTCCATGGACGCCCGCGAGGGCCTCGGCAAGGTCCAGGACGGCTGGGCGGACCTCGTGATCGCCGACGTGTTCAGCGGGGCCAGGACCCCGGCGCACCTCACGTCCGCCGAGTTCCTGACCGAGGTGCGCCGGGTGCTGAAGCCCGGCGGCCAGTACGCCGCCAACCTCGCCGACGGCCCGCCGCTGGCCCACCTGCGCGGCCAGATCGCCACGGCCGCCTCGCTGTTCCCCGAACTGGCCCTCGCTGCGGACCCGACCGTCTGGCGCAGCCGTCGTTTCGGCAACGCGGTCCTGGTCGCCTCCGACCTGCCGATCGCCGTCGCCGAACTGACCCGCCGGGTCGCCGGCGACCCGCACCCCGGCCGTGTCGAACACGGCCGCGCGCTCGCCGACTTCACCGGCGGCGCCGCCGTCGTCACCGACGCCGCGGCCAAGGCATCCCCGGCTCCGCCGCCCGGTGCCTTCTCCTGAGCGCGCTCACTGATCGACGATCTCCACGACCGGCGGATGGCCGTTCCAGGTACAGAACACGGACACCGTCGCCCCCGCGCCGTCGCTGAAGTCCACCCGGATCCACTCCGGATTCGTCCACACCTGCATCGACCAGCCCTGCTCGGGTGTGGCCGAGACCAACGTCGCCGCGTCGGCGGTCAGTTCCAGGACGACGCGGCCGCCGCGCGTCGGGTAGCTCTTCACCTCGCCGGCCGCGGCCGAGGGCTTCGGGGACTTCGCCGGGCCCGGCGCGGCGGACGGTGGCCGGGAGGACGGCCGCCGCGAGGGCCGGACCGCGGCCGGGGGCTCGGCGCTGGTCGCCGTGGGGGTCGGCGAGGGCGGTGCCGCACGGCGCGTGGAGGACGAGACCGGCTCGTCCGCCGCCCGCACGCCCACCGAGATCGGCACGGCGCGCGGGGGGTCGTA from Streptomyces sp. NBC_01341 includes these protein-coding regions:
- a CDS encoding AAA domain-containing protein, translating into MTAVTDPGAAAARATDAILGDTLRGTSRGIVVDSPPGAGKSTLVVRAALELAAAGRPLMVVAQTNAQVDDLVLRLAEKAPDLPVGRLHSSDSDPYDKALDGLDHVRKSAKAADLAGLDVVISTAAKWAHVKNVEPWGHAIVDEAYQMRSDALLAVAGLFERALFVGDPGQLDPFSIVGADQWAGLSYDPSASAVSTLLAHNPQLPQHRLPVSWRLPASAAPLVSGAFYPYTPFRSGTDHGDRRLSFGVPSDGSGPDRVLDEAAESGWGLLELPARHTPRTDPEAVRAVALVVRRLLDRGGAATSERGPDPVPVTAERVAVGTAHRDQAAAVRAALAELGVTGVAVDTANRLQGREFDVTVVLHPLSGRPDATAFHLETGRLCVLASRHRHACVVVCREGVADLLDEHPSTEPVQLGVTVKFPDGWEANHAVLAHLAEHRVHWSP
- a CDS encoding phosphatase PAP2 family protein, translating into MPHATTATPSSGHRPRWWTELPLIAVVYGLYSAGRLLVREDVPAAVEHGLAILRLEKALHLNAEHPLNRLLTAHPSLGIPADFAYASLHYLVTPAVLIWLFRRRTAAYRAARTWLMTSTLLGLVGFTLMPTCPPRLLDAHHGFVDTMAQYSAYGWWGAGASAPRGLSGMTNQYAAMPSLHVGWALWCGVLLWRHGRHPLVRAAGVAYPLLTVLVVMGTANHYFLDAVAGAAVMAVGALLTRPFMRIADGAKGRVAAVFARTPAAAVPVQSTFVSDGCKTSAGERIPGRRTPSADSSDANTGFAAQASDDAAAAAR
- a CDS encoding histidine phosphatase family protein produces the protein MAPRILLARHGQTQWSVQGNHTGRTDIPLLDTGREGAKLLGERLHRQPWGGLPGVEVRTSPLVRAAETCGLAGFGDRAEPWDALMEWDYGDYEGLTPAQIKADRPDWFIWRDGVPGGETLAELTDRADEVVAWARSADRDVLVFAHGHILRALGARWLGEDVSFAARIRLEPTSLSVLGWAYGLPALERWNDTGHLDR
- a CDS encoding SDR family NAD(P)-dependent oxidoreductase; amino-acid sequence: MNRLEGRAALVTGSTSGIGRGVAEAMAREGAIVVVTGLGSDSGAQVVDGIVAEGGVAHFVEADLSAGGSEVRRLAQEATALAGRPIDILVNNAAFLVPPHPMTESTEEQIDKVLEVNIKAPYLLTAALVPGMVESGGGSVINMGSIGGVEGIKFTSLYGASKAGLHSLTRSWAAELAADGVRVNTVAPGPTVTGGNEELRPLLEKLAEGNPDRRTGSVQDTAAAVIFLASEDASHIHGVLLPVDGGALAI
- a CDS encoding tetratricopeptide repeat protein — encoded protein: MVSTRAVPNLAFRRLRAQRSAGEFAAAVRRAAREIGEQVACDARYIGRVESGEIRCPNYAYERVFLHMFPGATLADLGFSDRESVRGRGARSTSAPPPTTPPTLDSDIHEESDVLRRVFMTSGTATMAAASLGLGGRSAVAGPLDVPAQRRVGEAEVSAVEKAVRQIRLLDDRHGADGLYRRASQPLRAAYALLDAGTASRRSTVDRLHAGAGELAISVGWLAHDSGRVDDARSHYAEALATARLAGDAALEAHAFCNASFLARDTGRAREAVRAAEAGQRAAGPLGSPRLLALLALREAGARAWLGDRTGCEQAIGRARTAFDRGPRDADPEWMSFFREAELELLEAQCWSALGDWPRAARHGRRATRLQDPHFTRNLALYRAQLAGDLARAGTADEAAAAGHQVLDLLDRVQSSRIRGMLASAVRVLRPRGGPEVTALLARYEELPPSA
- a CDS encoding spermidine synthase, yielding MARRGAARGAGDRKRSERQQESVAETVDGGLAELVPDRERPRAWTLLLDGAPQSHVDLDDPAHLSFEYQRRLGHVIDLAAPPGRPLQAVHLGGGAFTLARYIAASRPRSTQQVVEVDAPLVQLVRRALPLDPQARIRVRSMDAREGLGKVQDGWADLVIADVFSGARTPAHLTSAEFLTEVRRVLKPGGQYAANLADGPPLAHLRGQIATAASLFPELALAADPTVWRSRRFGNAVLVASDLPIAVAELTRRVAGDPHPGRVEHGRALADFTGGAAVVTDAAAKASPAPPPGAFS